A part of Pristiophorus japonicus isolate sPriJap1 chromosome 15, sPriJap1.hap1, whole genome shotgun sequence genomic DNA contains:
- the tmem121b gene encoding transmembrane protein 121B, translating to MSAAAGNESSRSAAPAATAAEGNLRAAENDSLFIRNSSFRRNSQTSTASLSREIGAASNIKARPAFIITSGQFLHNPSDCTSSPGPPAASRTVFYKGLCLLLLLFQGGIFDFYLIIFTDLYWCSWIATDLVVMAGWLIFFLKHAKRRGAGDKAAPGKGDRGQFAFAYLAWLIYVIASTPKMVLILETSILDLIELKVPLGTTGFKIVVLSSVPLLYTLINSVSEDLGCHRAQHYYSRSCLDLVDSFTLLELLLAGQIPTASLKYTVTAVYFVSFFIPVLWLYELNSLQLDYKCVVFRFLSGYAVNAPLLVVRCFLVFIYDQQVSVFLFKNVFWLCCDCAEVLERCCSVRRVRKYSRPPVQFTHCISENEMCAHGYVNTLAVTAQS from the coding sequence ATGAGCGCTGCGGCCGGCAACGAGAGCTCTCGATCGGCCGCCCCAGCAGCGACCGCAGCGGAGGGAAACCTTCGGGCGGCAGAGAACGATTCCCTTTTCATCAGGAACAGCTCCTTCAGGAGAAACTCTCAGACCTCGACCGCCAGTCTTAGCCGAGAGATCGGCGCCGCTTCCAACATCAAAGCCCGTCCAGCCTTCATCATCACTTCGGGGCAATTCCTCCACAACCCGTCCGACTGCACCAGCAGTCCCGGCCCGCCCGCCGCCAGCAGGACCGTCTTCTACAAGGGCCTCTGCCTCTTGCTGCTGCTCTTCCAGGGGGGCATTTTCGATTTCTACCTGATTATTTTTACCGACCTGTACTGGTGCTCTTGGATCGCCACCGACCTGGTGGTCATGGCCGGCTGGCTCATCTTCTTCCTCAAGCACGCCAAGCGGCGAGGCGCCGGCGACAAGGCGGCACCCGGGAAGGGCGACCGAGGCCAGTTCGCCTTCGCCTACTTGGCTTGGCTCATTTATGTCATCGCCAGCACGCCCAAAATGGTGCTGATCCTCGAGACCTCCATCCTCGACCTGATCGAGCTCAAGGTCCCGCTGGGCACCACCGGCTTCAAGATCGTGGTCCTGTCGTCCGTGCCCTTGCTCTACACGCTCATCAACTCGGTGAGCGAAGACCTGGGCTGCCACCGGGCGCAGCACTATTACAGCCGGAGCTGCCTGGACCTCGTCGATAGCTTCACCCTCCTGGAGCTGCTGCTGGCCGGCCAGATCCCCACCGCCTCCCTCAAGTACACGGTCACCGCCGTCTACTTCGTCTCCTTTTTCATCCCGGTGCTCTGGCTCTACGAGCTCAACTCGTTGCAGCTGGATTACAAGTGCGTCGTGTTCCGCTTCCTGTCCGGTTACGCGGTGAATGCCCCGCTCTTGGTGGTCAGGTGCTTTCTTGTATTTATTTATGACCAACAGGTCTCGGTGTTCCTGTTCAAGAATGTCTTCTGGCTGTGCTGTGACTGCGCTGAGGTGCTGGAGCGGTGTTGCAGTGTGAGACGTGTCCGAAAGTATTCGCGCCCTCCTGTGCagttcacacattgcatttccgagAATGAGATGTGTGCACATGGATACGTGAACACCCTGGCAGTGACTGCCCAGTCCTAG